A window of the Synechococcus sp. M16.1 genome harbors these coding sequences:
- a CDS encoding cofactor assembly of complex C subunit B: MPGPARAVLICALLLLGLTVTNAGVAQTVTPEFQRAEVLAGMAAVGLMLVAVLWTRANPKSAAKVPLQGEQGLLMTDQFSENQQQELAWGSHMLLTATPAASVLVIWRHQVVLRRGLISQEAFEPGAITQRAMEREQTISLVNTTLFPGRAEFDAMLPSLPAIVVCPMGTEGAVIVGGWSPRCFTRSDERWIEGWTQRLRTTLGAGEASPVPPDSA; this comes from the coding sequence ATGCCAGGTCCCGCCCGAGCTGTTCTGATCTGTGCGCTTCTGTTGCTGGGTCTGACCGTGACCAATGCAGGGGTAGCGCAGACCGTGACACCGGAATTTCAACGGGCCGAAGTTCTGGCGGGGATGGCAGCGGTGGGCCTGATGCTGGTGGCTGTGCTGTGGACTCGGGCGAACCCCAAGTCAGCAGCGAAAGTTCCGTTGCAGGGGGAACAGGGACTTTTGATGACGGATCAGTTCAGCGAAAACCAACAACAGGAGCTGGCCTGGGGCAGCCACATGCTGTTGACGGCGACGCCAGCGGCATCCGTGCTCGTGATATGGCGCCATCAGGTTGTGCTGCGTCGGGGCCTGATCAGTCAGGAGGCTTTCGAGCCAGGAGCAATCACCCAACGGGCCATGGAGCGTGAGCAAACGATCTCCTTGGTCAACACAACGCTGTTTCCGGGCCGAGCGGAATTCGACGCCATGCTGCCGTCACTTCCTGCCATCGTTGTTTGCCCGATGGGAACCGAGGGGGCCGTGATCGTGGGGGGTTGGTCGCCCCGTTGCTTCACCCGCTCCGATGAGCGATGGATTGAGGGCTGGACCCAGCGGCTCAGAACGACACTTGGGGCCGGCGAGGCTTCTCCTGTGCCGCCGGACTCAGCTTGA
- the lptC gene encoding LPS export ABC transporter periplasmic protein LptC: MNRSEQSMLGRWSRCGLTAALVASAWLTGCTTRRQIALEPTPSFVFRSLDLSQRAVDGNRDWDLISPEARYDLISRTIRARGPEGVLYRNDQPHFRITADLATVLRDGELVVLEGSVQLRQLNQRGLTIEGDNLIWTPSQSRMVINQRPKANDGETQIRSRELVFQQDTEVLEFSGPTQLNRVDEISSASTVVKGGNGTWNLKSGLLQAPGPVQAIRSDGRILSASGLDGNTLQGYLDLQEPVTLVLENDRGQINAGQTRWLFTAKQFQSDQPVQADLKNSKVQGRGFKLDQTSGTVIIANDCRVEQTSETLTARRCAWNWRSERVVADGDVVLERTKPEQITRASRMEARISENGEVRFGQAGARVQSTIKLSPAAQEKPRRPQVSF, from the coding sequence ATGAACCGCTCTGAACAAAGCATGCTGGGTCGCTGGTCACGTTGTGGTCTGACAGCAGCCCTTGTGGCGAGTGCATGGCTCACCGGTTGCACAACGCGGCGGCAGATTGCGCTTGAACCCACGCCGTCCTTTGTCTTCCGGTCGCTGGATTTGAGCCAGCGGGCCGTTGATGGCAACCGTGACTGGGATCTCATCAGCCCCGAGGCGCGCTACGACCTGATCAGTCGAACCATCCGTGCGCGAGGTCCCGAGGGCGTTCTCTATCGAAATGATCAACCGCACTTCAGGATCACCGCCGATCTCGCCACGGTGTTGCGGGATGGTGAGCTCGTCGTTCTTGAAGGATCGGTCCAGCTGCGGCAGTTGAACCAACGGGGGCTGACGATTGAGGGAGACAATCTGATCTGGACGCCATCGCAGTCGCGGATGGTCATCAATCAACGGCCCAAGGCCAATGATGGTGAGACGCAAATTCGTTCACGCGAGCTGGTGTTCCAGCAGGACACCGAGGTACTGGAGTTCAGCGGCCCAACCCAGCTCAACCGTGTTGATGAAATCAGTTCTGCTTCCACGGTGGTGAAAGGTGGTAACGGCACCTGGAATCTGAAGAGTGGTTTGTTGCAGGCGCCTGGCCCTGTGCAGGCCATCCGCAGCGATGGACGCATACTCAGCGCTTCAGGCCTCGATGGCAACACCCTCCAGGGTTACCTCGACCTGCAAGAACCGGTCACGCTGGTGCTGGAGAACGACCGCGGTCAGATCAATGCCGGTCAAACACGTTGGTTATTTACAGCGAAGCAATTTCAATCCGATCAACCCGTGCAGGCTGATTTGAAAAACAGCAAGGTGCAGGGCAGGGGATTCAAGCTGGATCAGACTTCCGGCACCGTGATCATTGCCAATGATTGTCGCGTTGAGCAGACGTCGGAAACATTGACGGCCCGGCGCTGCGCATGGAACTGGCGCAGTGAACGGGTTGTGGCCGATGGCGATGTGGTTCTTGAGCGGACCAAACCAGAGCAGATCACGCGGGCCTCACGCATGGAGGCCAGGATTTCGGAGAATGGCGAGGTCCGCTTCGGCCAGGCCGGAGCGAGGGTTCAATCAACGATCAAGCTGAGTCCGGCGGCACAGGAGAAGCCTCGCCGGCCCCAAGTGTCGTTCTGA
- the metG gene encoding methionine--tRNA ligase, whose amino-acid sequence MPYTLTTPLYYVNDRPHLGSTYTTLACDALARFERLQLEKVTFVTGVDEHGQKIQRTAERQQLSPQDHCDKVSSRYRDLWNQWGISDDRFVRTTNPRHLELVEQFYKRVKASGDIVVGKQTGWYCVDCEEYKDDPAEAESPSCSIHRKPLEWRDEENLFFRLSRYQSAIEELVARDDFIAPASRRQEVRNFVAQGLRDFSISRVNVSWGLPVPDHPGHTFYVWFDALLGYLTALLDDGEAVSLDRLASCGWPASVHVIGKDILRFHAVFWPAMCMSAGLPLPQKVFGHGFLTREGQKMGKSLGNVLDPELLLERCGSDAVRWYLLRDIQFGDDGDFQQQRFVDLVNNDLANTIGNLLNRTSSMARKWFDDGVPPAGAASSADHPLALKAAETVSTVMEAMPQLAFKTAAESILQLAIAANGHLNDTAPWSRMKEPGQEQSVAEDLFAVLETTRIVGLLLAPLLPDLSERILSQLGERLDPDNWSKQLNWGRLCSGSALPNPTPVMQRLELDEPL is encoded by the coding sequence ATGCCTTACACCCTTACGACTCCGCTCTATTACGTCAACGATCGTCCCCATCTGGGCAGCACTTACACGACCCTGGCCTGTGATGCCTTGGCTCGCTTTGAGCGGCTGCAGCTGGAGAAGGTGACCTTCGTGACCGGTGTTGATGAGCACGGCCAGAAGATTCAGCGCACGGCAGAACGTCAGCAGCTGAGCCCCCAGGACCACTGCGACAAGGTCAGCAGCCGATACCGCGATCTCTGGAATCAGTGGGGGATTTCTGACGATCGCTTTGTGCGCACCACCAACCCGCGCCACCTGGAATTGGTGGAACAGTTCTACAAAAGGGTCAAGGCATCCGGCGACATCGTTGTCGGCAAGCAGACCGGCTGGTACTGCGTCGATTGCGAGGAATACAAGGATGATCCGGCCGAAGCGGAGTCGCCCTCCTGTTCGATCCACCGCAAGCCTCTCGAGTGGCGCGATGAGGAGAACCTGTTCTTTCGGCTCTCCCGCTATCAATCCGCCATTGAGGAGTTGGTGGCGCGCGATGACTTCATCGCCCCTGCCAGCCGACGACAGGAAGTGCGCAACTTCGTCGCTCAAGGTCTGCGCGACTTCTCCATTTCGCGGGTGAATGTGTCCTGGGGACTTCCGGTCCCCGACCATCCAGGCCACACCTTCTACGTCTGGTTTGATGCCCTGCTGGGTTATCTCACAGCGCTTCTTGATGATGGAGAAGCGGTATCGCTCGATCGGCTCGCCTCCTGCGGTTGGCCCGCCTCCGTGCACGTGATCGGCAAGGACATCCTCCGCTTCCACGCTGTGTTCTGGCCTGCCATGTGCATGTCTGCAGGACTGCCGCTGCCGCAAAAGGTTTTCGGCCATGGCTTCCTCACCCGTGAGGGCCAGAAGATGGGCAAATCCCTCGGCAATGTGCTGGACCCCGAACTGTTGCTGGAGCGATGCGGCAGTGATGCCGTTCGTTGGTACCTCCTGCGCGACATCCAATTCGGAGACGACGGCGATTTCCAACAGCAACGCTTTGTTGATCTGGTCAACAACGATCTGGCCAACACCATCGGCAACCTGCTGAATCGCACCTCGTCGATGGCGCGCAAATGGTTCGATGACGGCGTTCCCCCGGCAGGGGCAGCCTCAAGTGCTGACCATCCCCTGGCCCTCAAGGCTGCGGAAACCGTCAGCACGGTGATGGAGGCGATGCCGCAGCTCGCGTTCAAGACCGCGGCCGAGTCGATCCTTCAGTTGGCCATTGCCGCGAACGGTCATCTCAATGACACGGCTCCCTGGAGTCGCATGAAGGAACCCGGTCAAGAGCAGAGCGTGGCCGAGGATTTGTTTGCTGTGCTGGAAACCACCCGCATCGTTGGACTCCTGCTTGCCCCGCTGTTGCCCGACCTCAGCGAGCGGATCCTGTCTCAACTTGGGGAACGCCTGGATCCAGACAACTGGTCGAAACAGCTGAATTGGGGCAGGCTGTGCAGCGGTTCCGCGCTGCCGAATCCAACACCGGTGATGCAGCGGTTGGAGCTGGATGAACCGCTCTGA
- a CDS encoding FAD-dependent oxidoreductase, translated as MTHRDVVVWGGGCGGVAAALQSARSGADTTLFTPGPWLGGMVSSAGVCAPDGHELTCWQTGIWGAFLRQLELEEPSGLDHNWVSCFGYRPQTAERILQRWVAAEPRLDWRPHCRLEQVYGQQGRLQSVEIHSTNGVESYSADVFVDGSDLGDLLALSSAPFRWGWEAKEIWDEPSAPEQSRLESEAFFQEQPIQSPTWVVMGQLHGELDPRQAAAIPRIPFDRSTASFGLEKTITYGRLPSGLVMLNWPLEGNDWHHSLDRALSADGEVRAELAQEMQRHSKDFLAALEDCSGGWITSGNAFPGADPSLALMPYWREGRRLMGRTTVTERDLLPVSKQALRGPLPIDAQGRCTSIAVGTYANDHHYPGEDWPLAPKSVRWGGRWSGTPFCIPFDALITDSIPNLVMAEKGFSVSHMANGATRLQPLILNLGQVAGLAAAMAVRQGCDTADLQVEAIQSALIHEPQAPAAVLPIWDWPLWHPHWVKAQEQGLAQPEHLDAMGRLSGPRSSLLPPGVNQAPNQPHEVGLSGVLTGNLHEGYHLETAEKIWPLITLEPAIHRWLSDEDHSGRTLNLRGIKNPWGPWVRITGVMDQAN; from the coding sequence ATGACGCACCGCGACGTGGTGGTCTGGGGTGGTGGCTGCGGCGGCGTTGCTGCTGCACTGCAGAGCGCAAGATCAGGAGCAGACACGACACTGTTCACCCCTGGCCCCTGGCTGGGGGGCATGGTGAGTTCAGCAGGAGTCTGTGCCCCGGATGGCCATGAACTCACCTGTTGGCAAACCGGGATCTGGGGCGCCTTTCTGCGCCAGTTGGAGTTGGAGGAGCCGAGTGGGCTCGACCACAACTGGGTGAGTTGTTTCGGATACAGGCCGCAAACAGCCGAACGGATCCTGCAACGCTGGGTGGCGGCTGAGCCCAGGCTGGACTGGCGTCCCCACTGCAGGCTGGAACAGGTTTACGGCCAGCAGGGTCGCCTCCAGTCTGTGGAGATCCACAGCACCAATGGCGTCGAAAGCTATTCCGCCGACGTGTTTGTGGATGGCAGCGATCTGGGTGATCTGCTTGCCCTGTCGTCCGCCCCCTTCCGCTGGGGGTGGGAAGCCAAGGAGATCTGGGATGAACCCAGCGCTCCCGAGCAGTCCCGGCTTGAGAGCGAAGCGTTTTTTCAAGAGCAACCGATTCAGTCACCCACCTGGGTGGTGATGGGCCAATTGCATGGGGAACTCGATCCGCGCCAGGCCGCAGCGATCCCGCGGATTCCGTTCGATCGGAGCACCGCCAGCTTCGGCCTCGAGAAAACCATCACCTATGGCCGTCTGCCCAGCGGCCTGGTCATGCTCAATTGGCCCCTTGAGGGCAACGACTGGCACCACAGCCTCGATCGAGCCCTCAGTGCTGATGGCGAGGTTCGTGCGGAGCTGGCCCAGGAGATGCAACGGCACAGCAAGGATTTCCTGGCGGCCCTGGAGGACTGCAGCGGTGGTTGGATCACTTCCGGTAACGCCTTCCCGGGAGCCGATCCCAGCCTGGCGTTGATGCCGTACTGGCGAGAAGGCCGGCGGCTGATGGGTCGCACAACGGTCACGGAACGCGACCTCTTGCCGGTCTCCAAACAAGCCCTGCGGGGACCGCTCCCCATCGATGCCCAGGGTCGCTGCACCAGCATCGCTGTGGGTACCTATGCCAATGACCATCACTACCCGGGCGAGGACTGGCCTCTCGCGCCAAAAAGTGTTCGTTGGGGAGGACGTTGGAGCGGTACGCCCTTCTGCATCCCCTTCGATGCCCTGATCACAGACTCAATACCCAACCTTGTGATGGCAGAGAAAGGCTTCAGCGTCAGCCACATGGCCAATGGGGCCACGCGCCTGCAGCCTTTGATCCTCAACCTGGGCCAGGTGGCGGGTCTGGCGGCGGCCATGGCGGTTCGCCAGGGCTGTGACACTGCTGATCTGCAAGTTGAGGCCATCCAGTCAGCCCTGATCCACGAGCCGCAGGCCCCTGCAGCAGTTCTCCCGATCTGGGACTGGCCGCTCTGGCATCCGCACTGGGTTAAGGCACAGGAGCAGGGCTTGGCTCAGCCTGAACACCTGGACGCCATGGGCCGCCTTTCAGGCCCAAGGTCCAGCCTGCTTCCCCCTGGCGTGAACCAGGCGCCAAATCAGCCCCATGAGGTTGGCCTCAGTGGCGTGCTCACCGGCAACCTCCATGAGGGCTACCACTTGGAAACCGCTGAAAAGATCTGGCCTCTGATCACCCTTGAACCGGCAATCCATCGCTGGCTATCCGACGAGGATCATTCGGGCCGAACCCTGAACCTCCGCGGCATTAAGAATCCCTGGGGGCCCTGGGTGCGGATCACTGGGGTTATGGATCAAGCCAACTGA
- a CDS encoding ribonuclease catalytic domain-containing protein, producing MNNSIQPGDTVAVVLKGSPLFGRLLSIKGSKAVLSFGGQRRDQGLPLRDLIAIDPEHLFDGSELPAPEQVQDSAPSARAVVEAWQLLETDQPGGLARLSLCELGELVLTPLNLAGLAALWAWLHGDQQLFRWRRDRLIQPLSREERASLRRQRRAERQAQQHEQRQLALLRAERGLSDDERLELDPVWDERFNHWIQLLKDNPAAVGSDLDLQQWSAALSIGSDAADLRQWLIVRGLLDPNEPIGLRGSVWSRCFPSDLVEEANRLVALSNGERPGDEQRIDLTDLATYSLDDAGTREIDDALSLERRDGVDWIWIHIADPSRLIDIDSPLDQEARRRATSLYLAEGVMPMLPLELAAGPLSLRAGQRCAALSVAVRLDGDGAVAEQRIARSWIRPRYGLTYTDGDELIELAPPGDEALSDLSGLLMLRMRWRRSKGAVMFDRPEGRFRLSDGALTLQVIDPSPSRLMVSEAMLLMGAVVAGFGQEHSLPLPFRSQPAAELPSSDELDRIPEGPARDAAIKRCLSRGVQGTRAMPHFSLGLEAYVQATSPIRRYADLVAHRQIIAQLSALAPMDEERLREVIDDLDDPLRQSIQISREDQRHWQQVWFAEHQNTVWSAVFLRWLRPQDRLALVHVSELAMDLVGCVSAADPAPGDALELRVGRADPVRGELQLQLA from the coding sequence TTGAACAATTCAATCCAACCCGGAGACACCGTCGCGGTTGTTCTCAAGGGTTCTCCTCTCTTCGGCCGTCTTCTGTCCATCAAGGGCAGCAAGGCGGTTCTTTCTTTTGGTGGTCAACGTCGTGACCAGGGCCTGCCCCTGCGCGATCTGATTGCCATCGATCCCGAGCATCTGTTCGATGGCAGTGAACTACCTGCCCCTGAGCAGGTGCAGGACAGCGCTCCATCAGCGCGGGCCGTTGTGGAGGCCTGGCAGCTGTTGGAAACGGATCAACCGGGTGGATTGGCTCGGCTGAGCCTCTGCGAGCTGGGCGAGTTGGTGTTGACCCCGCTCAACCTCGCTGGTCTGGCAGCGCTGTGGGCCTGGCTGCATGGGGACCAACAGTTGTTCCGCTGGCGTCGTGACCGTTTGATCCAGCCACTCTCCCGCGAAGAGAGGGCCAGCCTGCGGCGCCAACGCCGAGCTGAGCGGCAGGCGCAACAACATGAACAACGGCAGCTCGCATTGCTGCGGGCAGAGCGAGGCCTTAGCGACGATGAACGCCTGGAGCTGGACCCGGTTTGGGACGAGCGCTTCAACCACTGGATTCAGTTGCTGAAAGACAATCCCGCTGCGGTGGGTTCCGACCTGGATCTCCAGCAGTGGTCGGCAGCGTTGTCGATTGGATCAGATGCCGCTGATCTTCGGCAGTGGTTGATCGTGCGTGGGTTGCTCGATCCCAACGAGCCCATTGGCCTGAGGGGCAGCGTCTGGTCCCGCTGTTTTCCCTCTGATCTGGTGGAGGAAGCGAATCGTCTTGTTGCTCTTTCGAATGGAGAGCGACCTGGGGATGAGCAACGCATCGACCTCACTGACCTGGCCACCTACAGCCTGGACGATGCGGGCACTCGAGAAATTGATGACGCGCTCTCGCTGGAGCGTCGTGATGGCGTCGATTGGATCTGGATCCACATCGCTGATCCCAGCCGTCTGATCGACATTGACTCCCCCCTTGATCAGGAAGCCAGACGTCGAGCCACCAGTTTGTATCTGGCGGAGGGTGTGATGCCCATGCTGCCTCTGGAGCTGGCGGCCGGTCCCCTCAGTCTTCGGGCTGGACAGCGCTGTGCAGCCCTCAGTGTGGCCGTTCGCCTCGATGGGGATGGTGCTGTGGCGGAGCAACGGATTGCGCGCAGCTGGATCCGACCCCGCTATGGCCTCACCTACACCGATGGTGATGAGCTGATCGAGTTGGCACCCCCAGGGGATGAAGCCCTCTCGGATCTCTCGGGACTTCTGATGTTGCGCATGCGCTGGCGCCGTTCCAAAGGAGCCGTGATGTTTGACCGGCCTGAAGGACGCTTCCGCCTTAGCGATGGAGCCTTGACGCTGCAGGTGATTGACCCTTCACCTTCCCGCCTGATGGTGAGTGAAGCGATGCTGCTGATGGGAGCTGTTGTGGCCGGCTTTGGGCAGGAGCACAGCCTGCCGTTGCCCTTCCGCAGTCAGCCTGCGGCGGAGTTGCCCTCCAGCGATGAACTCGATCGAATCCCCGAGGGACCAGCCCGTGATGCGGCGATCAAGCGCTGCTTGAGCCGAGGCGTGCAGGGCACGCGAGCCATGCCCCATTTCAGCCTCGGGCTTGAGGCCTATGTGCAGGCGACGTCACCCATCCGACGCTACGCCGATCTCGTCGCCCACCGCCAGATCATTGCCCAACTCTCGGCGCTTGCACCGATGGATGAAGAGCGTCTGCGGGAAGTGATCGATGACCTCGATGATCCATTGCGCCAATCCATTCAGATCAGCCGTGAGGATCAGCGCCACTGGCAGCAGGTGTGGTTCGCTGAGCATCAGAACACCGTTTGGTCGGCCGTGTTCCTGCGCTGGCTGCGCCCGCAGGATCGCTTGGCCCTGGTTCATGTGAGCGAGCTGGCCATGGATCTGGTCGGTTGTGTGTCTGCAGCAGACCCTGCTCCTGGTGATGCTCTTGAACTCAGGGTGGGGCGGGCTGACCCGGTACGCGGTGAGCTGCAGCTTCAGTTGGCTTGA
- the rpsR gene encoding 30S ribosomal protein S18 produces the protein MSSSFFKKRLSPIKPGDPIDYKDVDLLKKFITERGKILPRRLTGLTAKQQRDLTNAVKRARIVALLPFVNPEG, from the coding sequence ATGTCCAGCTCCTTCTTCAAGAAGCGTCTTTCGCCGATCAAGCCCGGTGATCCCATCGATTACAAGGATGTGGATCTTCTCAAGAAGTTCATCACCGAACGCGGCAAGATCCTTCCCCGTCGCCTCACCGGCCTCACCGCCAAGCAGCAGCGCGATCTCACCAACGCCGTCAAGCGTGCACGCATCGTTGCCCTTCTGCCGTTTGTGAACCCCGAAGGTTGA
- the rpmG gene encoding 50S ribosomal protein L33, producing the protein MAKNKGVRIVITLECTECRSNPAKRSPGVSRYTTEKNRRNTTERLEIKKFCPHCNKSTLHKEIK; encoded by the coding sequence ATGGCCAAGAACAAGGGCGTCCGGATCGTGATCACTCTCGAGTGCACCGAATGCCGGTCCAATCCCGCCAAGCGTTCACCCGGCGTGTCTCGCTACACGACGGAAAAGAACCGCCGGAACACCACCGAACGGCTGGAGATCAAAAAGTTCTGTCCCCACTGCAACAAGTCCACGCTCCATAAGGAGATCAAGTGA